A stretch of the Sulfuritortus calidifontis genome encodes the following:
- the hybA gene encoding hydrogenase 2 operon protein HybA, with the protein MSLDRRQFLKGMLAGSASAVACTPTRVEARGNLTMPPKAMGLLFDSTLCIGCKACVAACKEANGLPPEFTKPDDVWDTPLDISGKTKNIIKVYRHGSGLTKDAEVDGYAFMKHSCLHCVDPSCVSACPVSAMRKDPVDGIVSYDEKACIGCRYCVVACPFSVPKFEYDKALPKIVKCELCRHLKPGDAFQYPACAQVCPTGATLYGPVADLKAEAQRRLALKPGSEAEFPRGRIGMAPGDKTADATTWASPSQKASFADSHVARVPHYLQRIYGDKELGGTQVLKLSAVPMAKLGMPELPERSFASVSETMQHSLYGYLITPAIVLGGLIIAARRNVRPEEDEAGQAQENE; encoded by the coding sequence ATGAGCCTCGACCGCCGCCAGTTTTTGAAGGGAATGCTGGCCGGCAGTGCCTCTGCGGTAGCCTGCACGCCCACCAGGGTAGAGGCCCGCGGCAACCTGACCATGCCGCCCAAGGCCATGGGACTCCTGTTCGACAGCACCCTGTGCATCGGCTGCAAGGCCTGCGTCGCCGCCTGCAAGGAGGCCAACGGCCTGCCGCCGGAATTCACCAAGCCGGACGATGTCTGGGACACCCCACTCGACATCTCGGGCAAGACCAAGAACATCATCAAGGTCTACCGCCACGGCAGCGGCCTGACCAAGGACGCCGAGGTCGACGGCTATGCCTTCATGAAGCATTCCTGCCTGCACTGCGTCGACCCGTCCTGCGTCTCCGCCTGCCCGGTCTCGGCCATGCGCAAGGACCCGGTCGACGGCATCGTCAGCTACGACGAGAAGGCCTGCATCGGCTGCCGCTATTGCGTGGTGGCCTGCCCCTTCAGCGTGCCCAAGTTCGAATACGACAAGGCCCTGCCCAAGATCGTCAAATGCGAGCTGTGCCGCCATCTCAAGCCGGGCGATGCCTTCCAGTATCCGGCCTGCGCCCAGGTCTGCCCGACCGGCGCCACCCTCTATGGGCCGGTGGCCGACCTCAAGGCCGAGGCCCAGCGCCGCCTGGCGCTCAAGCCCGGCAGCGAGGCCGAATTCCCCCGAGGCCGCATCGGCATGGCGCCCGGCGACAAGACGGCCGACGCCACCACCTGGGCCAGTCCGAGCCAGAAAGCTTCGTTCGCCGACAGCCACGTGGCCAGGGTGCCCCACTACCTCCAGCGCATCTACGGCGACAAGGAGCTGGGCGGCACCCAGGTACTCAAGCTCTCGGCCGTGCCCATGGCCAAGCTGGGCATGCCCGAGCTGCCGGAGCGCTCCTTCGCCTCGGTGTCGGAGACCATGCAGCACTCGCTCTATGGCTACCTCATCACCCCGGCCATCGTCCTCGGCGGCCTGATCATCGCCGCCAGGCGCAACGTCCGTCCGGAAGAGGATGAGGCGGGCCAGGCGCAAGAGAACGAATAG
- a CDS encoding nickel-dependent hydrogenase large subunit — protein sequence MSKRITIDPITRIEGHLRIDCEIDGGKVKKAWASGQMWRGVEQILLGRDPRDAWAITQRICGVCTTVHAIASVRAVENALDMEIPVNAQYIRNLIILAHAVHDHIVHFYHLSALDWVDVTSALKADPAKAAQLAEGLSSWKLNGRHELAQVKDRLAGFVGSGQLGVFANGYWGHPAMKLPPEVNLIATAHYLQALDIQRKANKIVAILGSKTPHIQNVAVGGVANSINPDSQSVLNVERLLAVKGWIDELADFVHNVYLTDVAIIGGSYANWTSYGAGITDYLSVPDLPLDGKGTQLALPGGYVPGGDLARFKPITRFGDEYFVKGVAESVKHAWYKGGKGALHPYEGETVPEYTDFQDNGKYSWVKSPTFYGKPAQVGPLARVLAMAAAKHGPTLKYLNFVLDTAGKIAGSQVPLSAVHSTIGRHAARAVSCNVQVDMLGEMWQRLVDNIGKGDVDTYNKPVFPKGEISGVGFHEAPRGVLSHWVVIDDGKIKNYQAVVPTTWNAAPRNEGDVPGPYEAALVNNPVADPERPLEVLRTVHSFDPCLACAVHVLDTDGSQKSTVHAGCYSPSYSNSCELG from the coding sequence ATGAGCAAACGCATCACCATCGACCCCATCACCCGCATCGAGGGCCATTTGCGCATCGACTGCGAAATCGACGGCGGCAAGGTCAAGAAGGCCTGGGCCTCGGGCCAGATGTGGCGCGGCGTCGAGCAGATCCTGCTCGGGCGCGACCCGAGGGACGCCTGGGCCATCACCCAACGCATCTGCGGCGTCTGCACCACGGTGCACGCCATCGCCTCGGTCCGCGCCGTGGAAAACGCGCTCGACATGGAGATCCCGGTCAACGCCCAGTACATCCGCAACCTGATCATCCTGGCCCACGCGGTACACGACCACATCGTCCACTTCTACCACCTCTCGGCGCTGGACTGGGTGGACGTCACCTCGGCGCTCAAGGCCGACCCGGCCAAGGCCGCGCAGCTGGCCGAGGGCCTGTCGAGCTGGAAGCTCAACGGCCGCCATGAGCTGGCCCAGGTGAAAGACCGCCTGGCCGGCTTCGTCGGCAGCGGCCAGCTCGGCGTGTTCGCCAACGGCTATTGGGGCCATCCGGCCATGAAACTGCCGCCGGAGGTGAACCTGATCGCCACCGCCCACTATCTGCAGGCGCTCGACATCCAGCGCAAGGCCAACAAGATCGTCGCCATCCTCGGCTCGAAGACCCCGCACATCCAGAACGTCGCGGTGGGCGGGGTCGCCAACTCGATCAACCCCGACAGCCAGTCGGTGCTCAACGTCGAACGGCTGCTGGCGGTCAAGGGCTGGATCGACGAGCTGGCCGATTTCGTGCACAACGTCTATCTCACGGACGTCGCCATCATCGGCGGCTCCTACGCCAACTGGACCAGCTACGGCGCCGGCATCACCGACTACCTTTCGGTGCCCGACCTGCCGCTCGACGGCAAGGGCACCCAGCTCGCGCTGCCCGGCGGCTACGTGCCCGGCGGCGATCTGGCCAGGTTCAAGCCGATCACCCGGTTCGGCGACGAGTACTTCGTCAAAGGCGTGGCCGAGAGCGTGAAGCACGCCTGGTACAAGGGCGGCAAGGGCGCCCTGCACCCCTATGAGGGCGAGACCGTGCCCGAGTACACCGACTTCCAGGACAACGGCAAATACTCCTGGGTCAAATCGCCCACCTTCTACGGCAAGCCGGCGCAGGTGGGCCCGCTCGCCCGGGTGCTGGCCATGGCCGCGGCCAAGCACGGCCCCACGCTGAAGTATCTGAACTTCGTGCTCGACACCGCCGGCAAGATCGCCGGCAGCCAGGTGCCGCTCTCCGCCGTGCATTCCACCATCGGCCGCCACGCCGCCCGCGCCGTGTCCTGCAACGTGCAGGTCGATATGCTGGGCGAGATGTGGCAGCGCCTGGTCGACAACATCGGCAAGGGCGACGTCGACACCTACAACAAGCCGGTCTTTCCCAAAGGCGAGATCTCCGGCGTCGGCTTCCACGAGGCCCCGCGCGGCGTGCTCTCGCACTGGGTGGTGATCGACGACGGCAAGATCAAGAACTACCAGGCCGTGGTGCCCACCACCTGGAACGCCGCGCCGCGCAACGAGGGCGACGTGCCCGGCCCCTACGAGGCCGCCCTGGTGAACAACCCGGTGGCCGACCCCGAGCGCCCGCTGGAAGTGCTGCGCACCGTGCACTCCTTCGACCCCTGCCTGGCCTGTGCCGTGCACGTGCTCGACACCGACGGCAGCCAAAAGTCGACGGTGCATGCCGGCTGCTACAGTCCGAGCTACAGTAACAGTTGCGAGCTGGGGTGA
- the hybB gene encoding Ni/Fe-hydrogenase cytochrome b subunit: MANHAHPAPAPLGGPFITPLAVNLALLIGIAGIILFLRFLFGIGAVTNVNDGYSWGIWVVYDVMVGSAFACGGYSVALLVYIFNKGEYHPLVRPALLGSLFGYTLAGASVIVDLGRYWNTWHIFWPGYAQVNSVMFEVAVCITLYIVVMWIEFSPVFLEKFGLKQIRRRLSRWMFLFIALGALLPSMHQSSLGSLLVVFGTAINPLWQTLLLPVLFLMTAITVGYAVVVFESTFSAMGFKRPYELDILSRLSKVMWGMLLAYLAVRVGDLVVRGAIVEAFRPTVVALMFWLEMLFFLLPAWLLAKPANRRRPNILFLSAVYLMLGTFLLRINGFLVGYDTGAGWRYFPSVPEMLVTLGIIAIEILGYIVLVRWLPVLPKHEAKARSLSDLTPLARRPAAGCSARRRGAP; the protein is encoded by the coding sequence ATGGCCAACCACGCGCATCCGGCCCCCGCCCCGCTCGGCGGCCCGTTCATCACGCCGCTGGCGGTCAACCTGGCGCTGCTCATCGGCATCGCCGGCATCATCCTGTTCCTCCGCTTCCTGTTCGGCATCGGCGCGGTCACCAACGTCAACGACGGCTACAGCTGGGGCATCTGGGTGGTCTACGACGTCATGGTCGGCTCGGCCTTCGCCTGCGGCGGCTATTCGGTGGCGCTCCTGGTCTACATCTTCAACAAGGGCGAATACCACCCGCTGGTGCGGCCCGCGCTCTTGGGCAGCCTGTTCGGCTACACCCTGGCCGGCGCCTCGGTCATCGTCGATCTCGGCCGTTATTGGAACACCTGGCACATCTTCTGGCCCGGCTATGCCCAGGTGAATTCGGTGATGTTCGAGGTGGCCGTCTGCATCACCCTCTACATCGTGGTGATGTGGATCGAGTTCTCGCCGGTGTTCCTCGAGAAGTTCGGCCTGAAGCAGATCAGGCGCCGGCTGTCGCGCTGGATGTTCCTGTTCATCGCCCTGGGCGCCTTGCTGCCGTCCATGCACCAGTCCTCGCTCGGCTCGCTCTTGGTGGTGTTCGGCACCGCGATCAACCCGCTGTGGCAGACCCTGCTGCTGCCCGTGCTGTTCCTGATGACCGCCATCACGGTGGGTTACGCGGTGGTGGTGTTCGAGTCGACCTTCTCGGCCATGGGCTTCAAGCGGCCCTATGAGCTGGACATCCTGTCCCGCCTGTCCAAGGTGATGTGGGGCATGCTGCTGGCCTATCTGGCCGTGCGCGTGGGCGACCTCGTGGTGCGCGGCGCCATCGTCGAGGCCTTCAGGCCCACCGTCGTCGCCCTGATGTTCTGGCTGGAGATGCTGTTCTTCCTCCTGCCGGCCTGGCTGCTGGCCAAGCCGGCCAACCGCCGCCGGCCCAACATCCTGTTCCTGTCGGCCGTGTACCTGATGCTGGGCACCTTCCTGCTGCGCATCAACGGCTTCCTCGTCGGCTACGACACCGGTGCGGGCTGGCGCTACTTCCCCTCGGTGCCGGAAATGCTGGTCACCCTCGGCATCATCGCCATCGAAATCCTGGGCTACATTGTCCTGGTGCGCTGGCTGCCCGTGCTGCCCAAGCATGAAGCGAAAGCTAGGAGCCTGTCGGACTTAACACCCCTTGCGCGCCGGCCCGCTGCGGGATGCAGCGCAAGGCGGCGGGGCGCGCCGTAG